In Ostrea edulis chromosome 4, xbOstEdul1.1, whole genome shotgun sequence, a single window of DNA contains:
- the LOC125671730 gene encoding helicase with zinc finger domain 2-like isoform X2, with protein sequence MNFTFCKLKKKQDERQMHHKLRKEKNKEEHHRNRCSGMPGKRNARVRRASWSQFPREEHIPDRNDEQNLQRSDSVPDISCNASLIEGRSFSSLFQSSHAQSCVDIPCQVDKENNESDNVSTDMEELESCSDKTELEDGVSETDNEDLDDFQFKRRSFVIPQEDSEKSKFEESCANYENEENEDENLLQQDMMKYGLNLPESSEIDKKRGFYDEFLPVDQLERRLQSNTQRYKRCKVTIQGAHIARCLNLDVHDELKEIEISGRSKAGKVFDGDIVLVEIFNFEKFTKTVIQRLQKDINKDNRSQKIYGKIIGVFERKKARNIDHPVFVCTLDDTANYLMRPVCRTVPKLHLDQDRRKKYIIQVYKYNTRSSNIEPNYEFRIDPGRKSSFVFLVVYLSWSSLYPMGAVIDVIEVEESFSSAMKILRLHHQVPQYYQKDTVEYTKKLLDELGSSQITSEDNREDLSHLRVFTIDPEGSQDLDDAISIEEVDGKFEIGVHIADVTVVVKKDDQLDLEAKERACTFYPGQGMNPYHMLPEPLSRNICSLIPGVMRPTLSVIYRMTKNGHVENQRLKKSKVKSCRKFTYEEVQKIIERRRPESALEEDILQLFEIAKTIREKRPGAGFHSFPVEVKLNDNADSVLNSREAHYLVEEFMVLANTSVAAYLNSRFPKVMPLRCQPAPSLEILKKWKDQNHPFFHMVLRLQNIDPSAGMGGEKITLNSITPLRYTRIMPVQKWVWQNILDSLKSGDIQSAIQYICTDELHPNQCLALEEWISFQESASYRCSGTLNEPREGMHFSLQRKMYVHFTSPIRRYPDIIVHRLLHAAIDNQKCPYSEFEVDTLCQNLNDVIRRAKAFQKECRMLTWGFRLKQSPQILQGFVREVSDRAVSLVLPGLRTLPQFCKEFELNLLHVNERPKFEKDTTTGELIMTLNWLLRVYDVSGKPSRDDRKAQRLHWLSEEARKEVCKRINPHARTKFVHQERWKGLLKSMLDGKHQDLKKSISQPQKNMKSRDKEEMDEDLHNYVPACKDTVLDHSSEVEDGEVIRQACRFSMSFSRGQVVCAQITAEPQKGVLVPSLQLLDMTKNIKHCLQHSRDPIKFLSKYSISKSKCKFSSAIEYLQIWLPIIEMEAVTNAAHSDSPIINGVSIFMESPNRGHFILAHYFCEQRDIDFSTISTHFILVGDEDNKNEIITNSDFLCIRSEHSISNSNEIRKPSDIDPNYRFQWVLHGQIHHIEKMTKPKPERKVAEEMKTEVNEKKRTVIDKYKVHFKLHRESSEAMTEMLSAENGYPSCIELVQKSETDTRMEAVLKCLGKSSKLAQAIALGEKTPRLGEMYLDKVNDLEIEIDLPGIEPNNVFQTEAMKNSLTNSFSLIHGPPGTGKTYTGIKLVYLFDIINDMLRSDGCEHQQVVFCGPNNKSVDLVAKWILKKFTDLAPDMIRLYGNSLEMKDYPIPGKHFSVSASSNENRPDPQLKDISVHNLIRQEGSLHASEIKDFDEKFEVFRNNKGYKPTIANIRRYKHITSEAAQEELKKHDVIFCTTAVTTSPRFIKATRGKVFQLIIDEAGMCTEPESIAAIIATKAKQVVLIGDHKQLSPVITSTYAGELGLNVSLFERYSNLAKMLRFQYRMHREICKFPSKQFYDGKLITKKSSAWVTRKSLSIWTNRGKPIVFCHVEGEEEYLTVSTEEGNQQSCSNKQEVDHVIKVFEYLVKYEKVNPSNRHAINIMSQYNAQCTRIRKALLERKYININVNTVVASQGGEWDYVIFSTARSLPEYRIEKHPTLGWCKQNLGFITDEHQINVALTRARRGLIIIGNKYLLSCDRVWKSLINQYASAGCVTDVDYFPPPPPVNTRRRRRKSHRESLESEEDFYHGTDRQLSIVDEEKE encoded by the exons ATGAACTTCACATTCTGTAAG ctTAAGAAAAAACAGGATGAAAGACAGATGCACCACAAATTAA gaaaagaaaagaataaaGAAGAGCACCACCGCAATCGCTGTAGTGGGATGCCGGGGAAACGAAACGCCAGGGTGAGGCGGGCAAGCTGGAGCC aatTCCCGAGAGAAGAACATATACCAGACAGGAATGACGAACAAAATTTACAAAGATCGGACAGTGTTCCGGACATTTCTTGCAATGCGTCACTCATTGAAGGGCGCTCATTTTCCTCTTTATTTCAATCATCACATGCACAGTCCTGTGTAGATATTCCCTGTCAGGTTGATAAGGAGAACAATGAAAGTGACAATGTTTCTACCGATATGGAAGAACTGGAGTCATGCAGCGACAAAACTGAATTAGAGGATGGAGTCTCTGAGACTGACAACGAAGACTTAGATGATTTTCAGTTCAAACGTAGAAGTTTTGTGATTCCACAAGAAGACAGcgaaaaatcaaaatttgaagaaaGCTGTGCTAATTATGAAAACGAAGAAAATGAGGATGAGAATTTATTGCAACAAGATATGATGAAATATGGTTTGAACTTACCCGAAAGTAGCGAAATTGATAAGAAGCGGGGTTTTTATGACGAATTTTTGCCAGTTGACCAATTAGAAAGAAGACTTCAATCAAATACACAACGATACAAACGTTGCAAAGTTACAATTCAAGGAGCGCACATAGCACGGTGTTTAAACCTTGATGTTCACGATGAGctcaaagaaattgaaatatcaGGAAGATCAAAGGCAGGAAAGGTATTTGATGGCGACATAGTATTAGTAGAGATATTTAactttgaaaagtttacaaaaacTGTCATTCAGAGATTACAGAAAGACATCAATAAGGACAACCGTTCGCAGAAAATTTATGGCAAAATTATTGGAGtctttgaaagaaagaaagCTAGAAATATTGATCACCCTGTTTTCGTTTGTACTTTGGACGACACCGCAAATTACCTGATGCGACCTGTCTGTAGAACGGTTCCAAAGCTTCACCTTGATCAGGACAGACGGAAAAAATACATAATTCAGGTGTACAAATATAACACAAGGTCATCAAATATCGAACCTAACTATGAATTTCGAATCGACCCCGGTAGAAAATCAAGCTTCGTGTTTTTGGTCGTTTATTTGTCTTGGTCTAGCTTGTATCCAATGGGTGCTGTGATAGATGTTATTGAAGTTGAGGAAAGTTTCTCTTCTGCAATGAAAATCCTTCGCCTTCACCATCAAGTACCACAATACTATCAGAAAGACACGGTTGAGTATACAAAGAAACTACTTGATGAATTAGGATCAAGCCAAATCACGAGCGAAGATAATCGCGAGGATCTATCTCACCTCAGGGTCTTTACTATTGACCCAGAAGGATCTCAAGACCTTGATGATGCTATCAGCATAGAAGAAGTAGATGGCAAGTTTGAAATAGGGGTTCATATTGCTGATGTAACTGTTGTAGTGAAGAAAGATGACCAACTTGACTTAGAAGCCAAAGAAAGAGCTTGTACATTTTATCCTGGCCAAGGAATGAATCCTTATCACATGCTCCCCGAACCACTGTCACGAAATATCTGTAGTTTAATTCCAGGAGTAATGAGACCTACATTGTCTGTTATATACAGAATGACAAAAAACGGTCACGTGGAAAATCAACGTTTGAAAAAATCCAAAGTTAAATCTTGTAGGAAATTTACATACGAGGAAGTGCAAAAAATAATAGAAAGAAGACGTCCAGAGAGTGCCTTGGAGGAAGACATACTTCAACTCTTTGAGATAGCAAAAACAATACGGGAAAAAAGACCAGGTGCAGGTTTTCACTCCTTTCCTGTGGAGGTAAAATTAAATGACAATGCAGACTCGGTACTAAATTCAAGAGAAGCTCATTACCTTGTTGAAGAGTTCATGGTATTAGCAAATACATCGGTTGCTGCATATCTAAATAGTCGATTTCCAAAGGTGATGCCTCTTCGTTGTCAACCTGCACCCTCTTTGGAAATTCTCAAAAAGTGGAAAGACCAAAATCATCCTTTCTTTCACATGGTGCTTCGCCTTCAGAATATTGATCCAAGCGCAGGAATGGGAGGTGAGAAGATTACATTGAATTCTATTACGCCTCTTAGGTATACAAGGATCATGCCTGTCCAAAAGTGGGTCTGGCAAAATATACTCGATTCACTAAAGTCAGGTGATATTCAGTCAGcaattcaatatatatgtactgacGAACTGCACCCAAACCAGTGTTTGGCATTAGAGGAGTGGATATCTTTCCAGGAAAGTGCTTCGTACAGATGTAGTGGGACTTTAAATGAGCCAAGGGAAGGAATGCACTTCTCATTGCAGCGAAAGATGTATGTACATTTCACATCACCAATAAGAAGATATCCAGACATTATTGTTCATCGTCTTCTTCATGCTGCAATAGATAATCAAAAATGTCCATATTCAGAATTTGAAGTTGACACTCTATGTCAAAACTTGAACGATGTAATTCGGAGAGCAAAGgcttttcaaaaagaatgtagAATGCTTACCTGGGGATTTAGATTAAAGCAATCCCCACAGATCCTTCAAGGATTTGTTCGGGAAGTTTCGGACAGAGCTGTGTCTTTGGTTTTACCCGGACTTCGAACTCTTCCTCAGTTTTGCAAAGAGTTTGAGCTGAATCTTCTTCACGTAAACGAGaggccaaaatttgaaaaagataCTACAACTGGAGAACTCATAATGACACTGAATTGGTTATTACGCGTGTATGATGTATCGGGCAAGCCGAGCAGAGATGATCGTAAAGCACAGAGATTGCACTGGTTGTCAGAAGAGGCTAGGAAAGAAGTTTGCAAACGAATAAATCCTCACGCCAGAACGAAATTTGTGCATCAGGAGCGATGGAAAGGATTACTTAAGTCAATGCTTGATGGGAAACACCAAGATCTGAAAAAATCTATTTCACAACCGCAAAAGAATATGAAATCGAGAGATAAAGAAGAAATGGATGAAGATCTTCACAACTATGTGCCCGCCTGTAAGGATACAGTATTAGATCATTCGTCTgaagttgaagatggagaagTGATTCGTCAAGCATGTCGATTTTCTATGTCCTTTTCTCGTGGACAAGTAGTTTGCGCGCAAATTACAGCTGAACCACAGAAAGGGGTCCTTGTCCCATCCTTGCAGTTGCTTGATATGACAAAAAACATTAAGCACTGCTTGCAACACAGTCGCGATCCAATTAAGTTCTTGTCTAAATATTCAATAAgcaaatcaaaatgtaaattttcttCAGCTATTGAATATCTGCAAATTTGGTTGCCAATAATCGAAATGGAAGCTGTTACAAATGCAGCTCATAGTGATTCTCCGATTATTAACGGAGTGAGTATTTTCATGGAGTCGCCAAACAGAGGACATTTCATTCTTGCTCATTATTTTTGTGAACAAAGGGACATTGATTTTAGTACAATATCGACCCATTTCATTCTTGTCGGtgatgaagataacaaaaatgaaatcattACAAACTCTGATTTCCTATGCATAAGATCTGAGCATTCTATCAGTAACTCTAACGAAATAAGGAAACCGTCAGATATAGACCCAAATTACAGATTTCAGTGGGTCCTTCATGGACAAATCCACCACATAGAGAAAATGACGAAACCCAAACCTGAACGAAAAGTTGCAGAGGAGATGAAAACAGAGGTCAATGAAAAGAAGCGAACTGTTATTGATAAGTACAAAGTCCATTTTAAACTTCACAGGGAAAGCAGCGAAGCAATGACTGAGATGTTATCCGCAGAAAATGGATACCCTAGCTGCATAGAACTTGTGCAAAAATCGGAAACTGATAC TCGGATGGAGGCTGTTTTGAAATGTCTTGGGAAATCGAGCAAGTTAGCACAAGCAATTGCATTGGGGGAAAAAACACCAAGATTAG GGGAAATGTACTTGGACAAGGTTAATgatcttgaaattgaaatagATTTGCCCGGCATCGAACCAAATAATGTATTTCAAACAGAGGCCATGAAGAATTCATTAACCAATAGTTTCAGTCTTATCCATGGACCGCCAG gAACAGGGAAGACATACACAGGGATAAAATTGGTTTATCTATTCGATATCATAAATGATATGCTAAGATCAGATGGATGCGAACATCAACAAGTCGTTTTTTGCGGCCCGAATAATAAATCCGTGGACCTAGTCGCAA AATGGATATTGAAGAAATTCACAGATTTGGCACCAGATATGATTCGCCTATATGGCAACTCTCTCGAAATGAAAGATTACCCTATTCCAGGAAAGCATTTTTCTGTGTCTGCTTCTTCAAACGAAAATCGACCTGATCCACAACTGAAAGATATATCCGTTCATAATCTTATTCGTCAAGAGGGAAGTCTCCATGCTAGTGAGATAAAGGACTTCGATGAAAAATTCGAAGTTTTCAGAAACAACAAGGGGTACAAACCTACAATTGCAAACATTCGACGATACAAACATATTACAAGTGAAGCAGCACAGGAAGAATTGAAGAAACATGACGTCATATTCTGCACCACTGCAGTTACAACCAGTCCACGGTTTATCAAGGCCACGCGTGGGAAAGTTTTCCAGCTTATCATTGATGAAGCTGGAATGTGTACAGAACCAGAAAGCATTGCAGCCATTATAGCAACAAAGGCGAAACAGGTTGTTCTAATCGGAGATCACAAACAACTTAGTCCTGTTATCACGTCCACGTATGCTGGTGAATTGGGGTTAAATGTATCACTGTTTGAACGTTAttcaaacttggcaaaaatGCTCCGGTTCCAATACAGAATG CATCGAGAAATATGTAAATTTCCATCAAAACAGTTTTACGATGGTAAACTGATAACCAAAAAGTCCTCTGCATGGGTTACTAGAAAGTCGTTGAGTATCTGGACTAACAGAGGTAAACCAATTGTATTTTGCCACGTGGAAGGAGAGGAAGAATACCTTACTGTTTCTACAGAAGAAGGAAATCAACAGTCTTGTAGCAACAAGCAAGAAGTAGACCATGTG ATTAAAGTCTTTGAATACTTAGTGAAATATGAGAAAGTTAACCCAAGCAATAGGCATGCCATCAACATCATGTCACAGTACAATGCACAGTGTACGAGGATTCGGAAAGCACTACTGGAGAGGAAATACATAAATATCAACGTGAACACTGTTGTAGCTAGTCAGG GTGGAGAATGGGACTACGTTATTTTCAGCACAGCTCGCTCTCTACCAGAGTACCGCATTGAGAAACATCCAACCCTGGGCTGGTGTAAGCAGAACCTGGGGTTTATAACCGATGAACACCAGATAAACGTTGCCTTAACCCGAGCAAGACGAGGACTCATTATCATTG GTAACAAATATCTTCTGTCATGTGACCGTGTGTGGAAGTCACTGATCAATCAGTATGCTAGTGCTGGCTGTGTGACGGATGTTGATTACTTTCCTCCACCCCCTCCAGTAAATACGAGGCGGCGACGGCGGAAGTCACATCGTGAAAGTCTGGAATCGGAAGAAGACTTCTATCATGGGACAGATCGCCAACTTAGCATTGTGGATGAAGAAAAGGAATGA